The Burkholderia lata genome contains a region encoding:
- a CDS encoding vWA domain-containing protein: MLLNFFYALRAAKLPVSVKEYLTLLESLKAGLISPSIDAFYFLARMTLVKDEQYFDKFDQAFGAYFHGVSTLPSEAFDIPLDWLEKRLERELSPEEKAQIDAMGGLDKLMERLKELLDEQKERHEGGNKWIGTGGTSPFGHGGYNPEGVRIGGPSNGNRTAVKVWEARAYRDYDDSVEIGTRNIKVALRRLRRFAREGAAEELDLPGTIRSTAANAGWLDLRMVPERHNNVKVLMLLDVGGSMDDHIKRTEELFSAAKAEFKHLEFFYFHNCVYDHLWKNNRRRHSERSATWDVLHKFTPDYKLIFVGDATMSPYEVLQPGGSVEYNNPEAGAVWLRRLADQFPHHAWLNPEPERLWEYRQSVAVIRDLLGHRMYPLTLAGLETAMRALSK, encoded by the coding sequence ATGCTGCTCAATTTCTTCTACGCGCTGCGCGCAGCCAAGCTGCCCGTCTCGGTGAAGGAATACCTGACGCTGCTCGAATCGCTGAAGGCCGGGCTGATCTCGCCGTCGATCGACGCGTTCTACTTCCTCGCGCGGATGACGCTCGTCAAGGACGAGCAGTACTTCGACAAGTTCGACCAGGCGTTCGGCGCGTATTTCCACGGCGTGTCCACCCTGCCGTCCGAAGCATTCGACATTCCGCTCGACTGGCTCGAAAAGCGCCTCGAGCGCGAGCTGTCGCCTGAGGAGAAGGCGCAGATCGACGCGATGGGCGGGCTCGACAAGCTGATGGAGCGCCTGAAGGAACTGCTCGACGAGCAGAAGGAACGCCACGAAGGCGGCAACAAGTGGATCGGCACCGGCGGCACGTCGCCGTTCGGGCACGGCGGCTACAACCCGGAAGGCGTGCGCATCGGCGGCCCGTCGAACGGCAACCGCACCGCGGTGAAGGTGTGGGAAGCACGCGCGTATCGCGACTACGACGATTCCGTCGAGATCGGCACCCGCAACATCAAGGTCGCGCTGCGACGGCTGCGCCGCTTCGCGCGCGAAGGCGCCGCCGAGGAGCTCGACCTGCCCGGCACGATTCGCAGCACCGCCGCGAACGCGGGCTGGCTCGACCTGCGGATGGTGCCCGAGCGCCACAACAACGTGAAGGTGCTGATGCTGCTCGACGTCGGCGGCTCGATGGACGACCACATCAAGCGCACCGAAGAGCTGTTCTCGGCCGCGAAGGCCGAATTCAAGCACCTGGAATTCTTCTACTTCCACAACTGCGTGTACGACCACCTGTGGAAGAACAACCGCCGCCGCCACTCGGAACGCTCCGCAACGTGGGACGTGCTGCACAAGTTCACGCCCGACTACAAGCTGATCTTCGTCGGCGATGCAACGATGAGCCCGTACGAAGTGCTGCAGCCCGGCGGCTCGGTCGAATACAACAACCCGGAAGCCGGTGCCGTGTGGCTGCGCCGACTCGCCGACCAGTTCCCCCATCATGCGTGGCTGAACCCGGAGCCCGAGCGGCTATGGGAATACCGGCAATCGGTCGCGGTGATCCGCGACCTGCTCGGCCATCGCATGTATCCGCTCACGCTCGCAGGCCTCGAAACCGCGATGCGCGCACTCAGCAAGTAA
- a CDS encoding benzoate/H(+) symporter BenE family transporter: MNPLPTASASRAGGRRFFADTSVSALVAGFVAMMTGYTSSLVLMFQAGRAAHLTDAQISSWIWALSIGMALTTIGLSLRFRAPVVVAWSTPGAALLIASLPGVPYPEAIGAFVVCAVLLMAVGLSGLFDTLMRKIPAGIAAALLAGILFEIGIEIFRAAQFQTALVLAMFFTYLIVKRLAPRYAIVTTLIVGTAVAGGLGLLDFSGFHVAFAKPVFTMPAFSIASIVSIGIPLFVVAMASQNVPGIAVLRADGYQTPSSPLIATTGLASLLLAPFGSHGVNLAAITAAICTGPEAHEDHAKRYTAAVWCGTFYLIAGIFGATIAALFAALPKALVVSVAALALFGSIMSGLANAMQDVKQREAALVTFMVTASGLTLLSIGSAFWGLVAGIVTQVILNARRPA, from the coding sequence ATGAACCCCTTGCCCACCGCGAGCGCCAGCCGCGCCGGCGGCCGCCGCTTTTTCGCCGATACCTCCGTGTCGGCACTCGTCGCCGGCTTCGTCGCGATGATGACGGGCTACACGAGCTCGCTCGTGCTGATGTTCCAGGCCGGCCGCGCCGCCCACCTCACCGATGCGCAGATCTCGTCGTGGATCTGGGCGCTGTCGATCGGCATGGCGCTGACGACGATCGGCCTGTCGCTGCGCTTTCGCGCGCCCGTCGTCGTCGCGTGGTCGACGCCCGGCGCCGCGCTGCTGATCGCATCGCTGCCCGGCGTGCCCTACCCCGAGGCGATCGGTGCATTCGTCGTCTGCGCGGTGCTGCTGATGGCCGTCGGCTTGAGCGGGCTGTTCGACACGCTGATGCGCAAGATTCCGGCCGGCATCGCCGCCGCCTTGCTCGCGGGCATCCTGTTCGAGATCGGCATCGAGATCTTCCGCGCCGCGCAGTTCCAGACGGCGCTCGTGCTCGCGATGTTCTTCACGTACCTGATCGTCAAGCGGCTCGCGCCGCGTTACGCGATCGTGACGACGCTGATCGTCGGCACGGCGGTCGCCGGCGGTCTCGGCCTGCTCGACTTCAGCGGCTTTCACGTCGCGTTCGCGAAGCCCGTGTTCACGATGCCCGCGTTCTCGATCGCGTCGATCGTCAGCATCGGCATTCCGCTGTTCGTCGTCGCGATGGCGTCGCAGAACGTGCCGGGTATCGCGGTGCTGCGCGCGGACGGTTATCAGACCCCGTCGTCGCCGCTGATCGCGACCACCGGCCTCGCGTCGCTGCTGCTCGCGCCGTTCGGCTCGCACGGCGTCAACCTCGCGGCGATCACGGCCGCGATCTGCACGGGCCCGGAAGCGCACGAGGATCATGCGAAGCGCTACACGGCCGCCGTGTGGTGCGGCACGTTCTACCTGATCGCGGGGATCTTCGGCGCGACGATCGCCGCGCTGTTCGCGGCGCTGCCGAAGGCGCTCGTCGTGTCGGTCGCCGCGCTCGCGCTGTTCGGCTCGATCATGAGCGGCCTCGCGAACGCGATGCAGGACGTGAAGCAGCGCGAAGCCGCGCTCGTCACGTTCATGGTCACTGCGTCGGGCCTCACGCTGCTGTCGATCGGCTCGGCATTCTGGGGGCTCGTCGCCGGGATCGTCACGCAGGTGATCCTGAACGCGCGCCGCCCCGCGTGA
- the tal gene encoding transaldolase: MTTALDQLKQYTTVVADTGDFQQLAQYQPQDATTNPSLILKAVQKDAYKPILEKTVRDHRNESTDFIIDRLLIAFGTEILKLIPGRVSTEVDARLSFDTPRSIDKGRELIKLYEAAGIGRERILIKLASTWEGIRAAEVLQKEGIKCNMTLLFSLVQAAACAEAGAQLISPFVGRIYDWYKKQAGAEWNEEKDGGANDPGVQSVRRIYTYYKTFGYNTEVMGASFRTTSQITELAGCDLLTISPDLLQKLQDSNDTVTRKLSPDALQDKPAARVAIDEAAFRFQLNDDAMATEKLAEGIRVFAADAVKLEKLIDSLR; encoded by the coding sequence ATGACTACCGCACTCGACCAGCTGAAGCAGTACACGACCGTCGTCGCCGACACGGGCGATTTCCAGCAGCTTGCGCAATACCAGCCGCAGGACGCGACCACGAACCCGTCGCTGATCCTGAAGGCCGTCCAGAAGGACGCGTACAAGCCGATCCTCGAGAAAACCGTCCGCGATCATCGCAACGAAAGCACCGATTTCATCATCGACCGCCTGCTGATCGCATTCGGCACCGAGATCCTGAAGCTGATCCCGGGCCGCGTGTCGACCGAGGTCGACGCGCGCCTGTCGTTCGACACGCCGCGCTCGATCGACAAGGGCCGCGAGCTCATCAAGCTGTACGAAGCAGCCGGTATCGGCCGCGAGCGCATCCTGATCAAGCTCGCATCGACGTGGGAAGGCATCCGCGCGGCCGAAGTGCTGCAGAAGGAAGGGATCAAGTGCAACATGACCCTGCTTTTCTCGCTCGTGCAGGCCGCCGCATGCGCGGAAGCCGGCGCGCAGCTGATCTCGCCGTTCGTCGGCCGCATCTACGACTGGTACAAGAAGCAGGCCGGCGCCGAGTGGAATGAAGAGAAGGACGGTGGCGCGAACGATCCGGGCGTGCAGTCGGTGCGCCGCATCTACACGTACTACAAGACGTTCGGCTACAACACCGAAGTGATGGGCGCGAGCTTCCGCACGACCAGCCAGATCACCGAACTCGCCGGCTGCGACCTGCTGACGATCAGTCCCGATTTGCTGCAGAAGCTGCAGGACAGCAACGACACCGTCACGCGCAAGCTGTCGCCGGACGCGCTGCAGGACAAGCCCGCCGCGCGCGTCGCGATCGACGAGGCCGCGTTCCGCTTCCAGCTGAACGACGACGCGATGGCGACCGAAAAGCTCGCCGAAGGCATCCGCGTATTCGCCGCCGATGCGGTGAAGCTCGAGAAGCTGATCGACTCGCTGCGCTAA
- a CDS encoding VOC family protein, translating into MQVQPYLTFYGRADEALQFYEKALGAKTMFKMHFKDAPPNPDYPMTPEMADKVMHASFTIGDSMIMCSDGDCSQPGGGMHAGYSLSLNPATVEEGQKLFNALADGGEVTMPFGKTFWALGFGMAKDRFGVHWMVNVEDLSQREDLAQRAGQ; encoded by the coding sequence ATGCAAGTCCAACCGTACCTGACGTTCTACGGTCGCGCCGACGAAGCCCTTCAGTTCTACGAAAAGGCACTCGGTGCGAAGACGATGTTCAAGATGCATTTCAAGGACGCGCCGCCGAATCCCGACTACCCGATGACGCCGGAGATGGCCGACAAGGTGATGCACGCGAGCTTCACGATCGGCGACTCGATGATCATGTGCTCGGACGGCGACTGCAGCCAGCCCGGCGGCGGCATGCACGCCGGCTATTCGCTGTCGCTGAACCCGGCGACGGTCGAGGAAGGCCAGAAGCTGTTCAATGCGCTCGCCGACGGCGGCGAAGTGACGATGCCGTTCGGCAAGACGTTCTGGGCGCTCGGCTTCGGGATGGCGAAGGATCGTTTCGGCGTGCACTGGATGGTCAACGTCGAGGACCTGTCGCAGCGCGAGGATCTCGCGCAACGCGCGGGCCAGTAA
- the mctP gene encoding monocarboxylate uptake permease MctP, whose amino-acid sequence MNLGATFVFVLLFIGVTIIGFLAANWRRGDLAHLDEWGLGGRRFGTIVTWFLLGGDLYTAYTFVAVPALVFGAGAMGFFALPYTILIYPFAFVVFPKLWSIAKRHGYVTAADFVNARYGSRMLALAIAVTGILATMPYIALQLVGIEVVIGALGFDTTGFVGDLPLIIAFAILAAYTYTSGLRAPAMIAIVKDILIYITIAAAVIVIPAKLGGFGHIFASVPPAKLLLKAPDAMSLNGYSAYATLAIGSALALFLYPHSVTAILSSSSGNSIRRNMAMLPAYSFVLGLLALLGYMALASGVKDMPQYAPYFKAFGPNFAVPALFLEYFPSWFVGVAFAAIGIGALVPAAIMSIAAANLYTRNIHREFVNRNMSHEQETHVAKLVSLIVKVGAVAFILGLPLTYAIQLQLLGGIWIIQTLPAIVLGLYTRVLDHRGLLAGWAAGIVCGTWMAISLKLAGSIFTIHLFGLAIPGYAAVWSLIVNLVVAVVVSVLVRVMGMAHAEDRTRPEDYLDVVEG is encoded by the coding sequence ATGAATCTCGGTGCAACCTTCGTCTTCGTCCTGCTGTTCATCGGCGTCACGATCATCGGTTTCCTGGCCGCGAACTGGCGGCGCGGCGATCTCGCCCATCTCGACGAATGGGGCCTCGGCGGCCGCCGCTTCGGCACGATCGTCACGTGGTTCCTGCTCGGCGGCGACCTCTACACGGCCTACACGTTCGTCGCGGTGCCCGCGCTCGTGTTCGGCGCCGGTGCGATGGGCTTCTTCGCGCTGCCGTACACGATCCTGATCTATCCGTTCGCGTTCGTCGTGTTCCCGAAGCTGTGGAGCATCGCGAAGCGGCACGGCTACGTGACGGCCGCCGACTTCGTCAACGCGCGCTACGGCAGCCGGATGCTCGCGCTCGCGATCGCGGTGACGGGCATTCTCGCGACGATGCCGTACATCGCGCTGCAGCTCGTCGGCATCGAAGTGGTGATCGGCGCACTCGGCTTCGACACGACCGGCTTCGTCGGCGACCTGCCGCTGATCATCGCATTCGCGATCCTCGCCGCGTACACGTACACGTCGGGGCTGCGCGCACCCGCGATGATCGCGATCGTCAAGGACATCCTGATCTACATCACGATCGCCGCGGCGGTCATCGTGATCCCGGCGAAGCTCGGCGGCTTCGGGCACATCTTCGCGAGCGTGCCGCCCGCGAAGCTGCTGCTGAAGGCGCCCGACGCGATGAGCCTGAACGGCTACAGCGCGTACGCGACGCTCGCGATCGGCTCGGCGCTTGCGCTGTTCCTGTATCCGCACTCGGTGACGGCGATCCTGTCGTCGTCGTCCGGCAACTCGATCCGCCGCAACATGGCGATGCTGCCCGCGTATTCGTTCGTGCTCGGCCTGCTCGCGCTGCTCGGCTACATGGCGCTCGCATCGGGCGTGAAGGACATGCCGCAGTACGCGCCGTACTTCAAGGCGTTCGGCCCGAACTTCGCGGTGCCCGCACTGTTCCTCGAGTATTTCCCGTCGTGGTTCGTCGGCGTCGCGTTCGCGGCGATCGGCATCGGCGCGCTGGTGCCGGCGGCCATCATGTCGATCGCGGCCGCGAACCTGTACACGCGCAACATTCACCGCGAGTTCGTGAACCGCAACATGTCGCACGAGCAGGAAACGCACGTCGCGAAGCTCGTGTCGCTGATCGTGAAGGTCGGCGCCGTCGCGTTCATCCTCGGGCTGCCACTGACCTACGCGATCCAGCTGCAACTGCTCGGCGGGATCTGGATCATCCAGACGCTGCCGGCGATCGTGCTCGGCCTGTACACGCGCGTGCTCGACCATCGCGGCCTGCTGGCCGGCTGGGCGGCCGGCATCGTGTGCGGCACGTGGATGGCGATCTCGCTGAAGCTGGCCGGGTCGATCTTCACGATCCACCTGTTCGGCCTCGCGATCCCCGGCTATGCAGCCGTGTGGTCGCTGATCGTGAACCTGGTGGTGGCGGTGGTGGTGAGCGTGCTGGTGCGCGTGATGGGCATGGCGCATGCGGAGGATCGCACGCGGCCGGAGGATTATCTCGACGTCGTCGAGGGCTGA
- a CDS encoding DUF3311 domain-containing protein: protein MAHDADANRAAKRWLWLLVLPLIAMVWVPSYSKIEPQWLGFPFFYWYQLLWVFISAVITAFVYFKTKNAWKASGPQGGAR from the coding sequence ATGGCTCACGATGCCGACGCCAACCGGGCTGCCAAGCGCTGGCTCTGGCTGCTGGTACTGCCGCTGATTGCGATGGTCTGGGTACCGTCGTACAGCAAGATCGAACCGCAATGGTTGGGTTTTCCGTTTTTCTACTGGTACCAGCTCCTTTGGGTCTTCATCAGCGCGGTGATCACCGCGTTCGTGTACTTCAAGACCAAGAACGCGTGGAAGGCGAGCGGCCCGCAGGGAGGTGCGCGATGA
- a CDS encoding spermidine synthase: MTRLIKRASAEARASKRSKPSAYNGSEKLQPPRVKRRPEIDEHDDVPVLEAPRKPRFAPVTFSEEGGVRFLHFGTEWVQGAMRISKPLHIELEYAQQMMAWLLFLETPERVVQLGLGTGALTKFSHRFLPHAKVEAVELNPAVIVAARTMFALPPDDARLAVHEADAWDFVNDPANRGTTGAIQIDLYDATARGPVLDSVSFYRAVRGCLADAGIATINLFGDHPSFVRNMKHLNAAFDHRVIALPEVHDGNRIAIAFSGPALDVSFAQLDERAKLIEDTLKLPARKWVKALKETTGARDASFAI, encoded by the coding sequence ATGACCCGACTGATCAAGCGCGCGTCCGCCGAGGCGCGCGCGTCCAAGCGCAGCAAGCCGTCCGCCTACAACGGCTCCGAAAAACTCCAGCCGCCGCGCGTGAAGCGCCGCCCGGAGATCGACGAACACGACGACGTGCCCGTGCTCGAAGCCCCGCGCAAGCCGCGCTTCGCGCCCGTCACGTTCTCGGAAGAGGGCGGCGTGCGCTTCCTGCATTTCGGTACCGAATGGGTGCAGGGCGCGATGCGGATTTCGAAGCCGCTGCATATCGAGCTCGAATACGCCCAGCAGATGATGGCGTGGCTGCTGTTCCTCGAAACGCCCGAGCGGGTCGTCCAGCTCGGGCTCGGCACCGGCGCGCTGACCAAGTTCTCGCACCGCTTCCTGCCGCACGCGAAGGTCGAGGCCGTCGAGCTGAACCCGGCCGTAATCGTCGCCGCGCGCACGATGTTCGCGCTGCCACCCGACGATGCACGCCTCGCCGTGCACGAAGCCGACGCGTGGGATTTCGTCAACGATCCGGCCAACCGCGGCACCACGGGCGCGATCCAGATCGACCTGTACGACGCGACCGCGCGCGGCCCCGTGCTCGACAGCGTTTCGTTCTACCGCGCGGTGCGCGGCTGCCTCGCCGACGCGGGCATCGCGACGATCAACCTGTTCGGCGATCATCCGAGCTTCGTGCGCAACATGAAGCACCTGAACGCGGCGTTTGATCACCGCGTGATCGCGCTGCCGGAAGTGCATGACGGCAACCGGATCGCGATCGCGTTCTCGGGCCCCGCGCTCGACGTGTCGTTCGCGCAGCTCGACGAGCGTGCGAAGCTGATCGAGGACACGCTGAAGCTGCCCGCACGCAAGTGGGTGAAAGCTTTGAAAGAAACGACCGGCGCGCGCGACGCTTCGTTCGCGATCTGA
- a CDS encoding DNA-deoxyinosine glycosylase, giving the protein MLRGFPPVVAANTHTMILGSFPGEASLDAAQYYAHPRNQFWRLLGTVLGEHGLHELAYDARLERVLSHGIGIWDVLAACHREGSLDSAIRHAKPNDFDALREHAPLLKRVCFNGKTAGRFAEVIGAAGYDTLVLPSSSPANAMLTFEQKLAQWRGLLS; this is encoded by the coding sequence ATGTTGCGGGGTTTCCCGCCGGTCGTCGCGGCGAATACGCACACGATGATCCTCGGCAGCTTTCCGGGCGAGGCGTCGCTCGATGCCGCGCAGTACTACGCGCATCCGCGCAACCAGTTCTGGCGGCTGCTCGGCACGGTGCTCGGCGAGCACGGGCTGCACGAGCTCGCGTATGACGCGCGGCTCGAGCGTGTGCTGTCGCACGGGATCGGTATCTGGGACGTGCTGGCCGCGTGCCATCGCGAAGGCAGCCTCGATTCGGCGATCCGGCATGCGAAGCCGAACGATTTCGATGCGTTGCGCGAGCATGCGCCGTTGCTGAAGCGCGTGTGCTTCAACGGCAAGACGGCAGGGCGGTTTGCGGAGGTGATCGGCGCGGCGGGGTACGACACGCTCGTGCTGCCTTCGTCGAGCCCGGCGAATGCGATGCTGACGTTCGAGCAGAAGCTTGCGCAGTGGCGGGGGCTTCTGTCTTGA
- a CDS encoding chorismate--pyruvate lyase family protein, with amino-acid sequence MRFDGGQAGWRETPRPGCTLDQRDWLTRGGSLTAHLARLGRVNVRVTREAVDCPWFDEPDAVASAPRAPMWVREVILSVDGTPYVAAHSIAPLAASKGVWQAMRRLRTRPLAELLYSDPQVERSALVSRRVIAGHPLYALATHALGGARAPHSFAARRSVFQRHGKPLMVTECMLPALWRHLDAHGDGPRSGGPGGGA; translated from the coding sequence ATGCGATTCGACGGCGGTCAGGCCGGCTGGCGCGAGACGCCGCGGCCTGGCTGCACGCTCGATCAGCGCGACTGGCTGACGCGTGGCGGATCGCTGACCGCGCACCTCGCGCGGCTCGGCCGCGTGAACGTGCGCGTGACGCGCGAGGCCGTCGACTGCCCGTGGTTCGACGAGCCGGACGCGGTCGCCAGTGCACCGCGCGCGCCGATGTGGGTGCGCGAGGTGATCCTGTCGGTCGACGGCACGCCGTACGTCGCCGCGCACAGCATCGCGCCGCTCGCGGCCAGCAAGGGCGTGTGGCAGGCCATGCGGCGGCTGCGCACGCGGCCGCTGGCGGAGCTGCTGTACAGCGATCCGCAGGTCGAGCGTTCGGCGCTCGTCAGCCGGCGCGTGATCGCCGGCCATCCGCTGTATGCGCTGGCGACCCATGCGCTTGGCGGGGCGCGAGCGCCGCATTCGTTCGCCGCGCGACGCTCGGTGTTCCAGCGCCACGGCAAGCCGTTGATGGTCACTGAGTGCATGCTGCCGGCGCTGTGGCGCCATCTCGACGCGCACGGCGACGGGCCGCGCTCGGGCGGGCCGGGCGGAGGCGCGTGA
- the htpG gene encoding molecular chaperone HtpG, which yields MAHETMSFQAEVKQLLHLMIHSLYSNKEIFLRELVSNASDAADKLRFEGLADNALYEDDPNVRIRIGYDKAARTITIDDNGIGMSRDEAIANLGTIARSGTKEFFTKLSGDQQKDAALIGQFGVGFYSGFIVADKITVETRRAGLPASEAVRWESAGEGDFTIDAIERAQRGTTITLHLREGEDELLSSHRLQSIIQKYSDHIALPILMQKEEWDQEKGEMVLKDEDETVNQASALWTRSKSEVSDEQYTQFYQHIAHDHQDPLTWTHNRVEGRSEYTQLLFVPSHAPFDMWNRDYRGGLKLYVKRVFIMDDAEQLLPQYLRFVKGVVDSADLPLNVSREILQESRDVKAIREGVTKRALSMLEELANAEEDAGKEKYKTFWGAFGQVLKEGLGEDHANRERIAKLLRFASTHGDTDAQDVSLADYVSRMKPEQSRIYYVTADAWQAAKNSPHLEVFRKKGVEVLLLTDRVDEWMLSFLQEFDGKPLASVARGDLDLGELNDEEKKAQEEAGEAIKPVVEKMKEALGDKVKEVRVTFRLTDSPSCLVADDNDMSGYLQRMLKAAGQNAPAMQPILEINPEHALVKQLKADSADFGDWCHLLFDQALLAEGGMLDDPASFVKRTNALLLSRAA from the coding sequence ATGGCACACGAAACGATGAGCTTTCAGGCAGAGGTCAAGCAACTCCTCCACCTGATGATCCATTCGCTCTACAGCAACAAGGAAATCTTCCTGCGCGAACTGGTGTCGAACGCGTCCGACGCGGCCGACAAGCTGCGTTTCGAAGGGCTCGCGGACAACGCGCTGTACGAGGACGATCCGAACGTGCGCATTCGCATCGGCTACGACAAGGCCGCGCGCACGATCACGATCGACGACAACGGCATCGGCATGAGCCGCGACGAAGCGATCGCGAACCTCGGCACGATCGCGCGTTCGGGCACCAAGGAATTCTTCACGAAGCTGTCCGGCGACCAGCAGAAGGATGCGGCGCTGATCGGCCAGTTCGGCGTCGGTTTCTACTCGGGCTTCATCGTCGCCGACAAGATCACGGTTGAAACGCGTCGCGCGGGCCTGCCGGCGAGCGAAGCCGTGCGCTGGGAAAGCGCGGGCGAGGGCGATTTCACGATCGACGCGATCGAGCGCGCGCAACGCGGCACGACGATCACGCTGCACCTGCGCGAAGGCGAGGACGAGCTGCTGTCGTCGCATCGCCTGCAGTCGATCATCCAGAAGTATTCCGACCACATTGCGCTGCCGATCCTGATGCAGAAGGAAGAATGGGATCAGGAAAAGGGCGAGATGGTCCTGAAGGACGAGGACGAGACCGTCAACCAGGCGAGCGCGCTGTGGACGCGTTCGAAGAGCGAGGTCTCCGACGAGCAGTACACGCAGTTCTACCAGCACATCGCACACGATCATCAGGATCCGCTCACGTGGACGCATAACCGCGTCGAGGGCCGCAGCGAATACACGCAACTGCTGTTCGTGCCGTCGCACGCGCCGTTCGACATGTGGAACCGCGACTATCGCGGCGGCCTGAAGCTGTACGTGAAGCGCGTGTTCATCATGGATGATGCCGAGCAGCTGCTGCCGCAATACCTGCGTTTCGTGAAGGGCGTCGTCGATTCGGCCGACCTGCCGCTGAACGTGTCGCGCGAAATCCTGCAGGAAAGCCGCGACGTGAAGGCGATCCGCGAAGGCGTGACCAAGCGCGCGCTATCGATGCTCGAAGAGCTCGCGAATGCGGAAGAGGATGCCGGCAAGGAGAAGTACAAGACGTTCTGGGGCGCGTTCGGCCAGGTGCTGAAGGAAGGCCTCGGCGAGGATCACGCGAACCGCGAGCGCATCGCGAAGCTGCTGCGTTTCGCGTCGACGCACGGCGATACCGACGCGCAGGACGTGTCGCTCGCCGACTACGTGTCGCGCATGAAGCCCGAGCAGAGCAGGATCTACTACGTGACCGCCGACGCATGGCAGGCCGCGAAGAACAGCCCGCATCTTGAAGTGTTCCGCAAGAAGGGCGTCGAGGTGCTGCTGCTGACCGATCGCGTCGACGAATGGATGCTGTCGTTCCTGCAGGAATTCGACGGCAAGCCGCTCGCGAGCGTGGCGCGCGGCGACCTCGATCTCGGCGAGCTGAACGACGAAGAGAAGAAGGCGCAGGAAGAGGCGGGCGAGGCGATCAAGCCGGTCGTCGAGAAGATGAAGGAAGCGCTCGGCGACAAGGTGAAGGAAGTGCGTGTCACGTTCCGCCTGACCGATTCGCCGTCGTGCCTCGTCGCGGACGACAACGACATGAGCGGCTACCTGCAGCGCATGCTGAAGGCGGCCGGCCAGAACGCGCCGGCGATGCAGCCGATCCTCGAGATCAATCCGGAGCACGCGCTCGTGAAGCAGTTGAAGGCCGACAGCGCCGATTTTGGCGACTGGTGCCATCTGCTGTTCGATCAGGCGTTGCTGGCCGAAGGCGGCATGCTCGACGATCCGGCAAGCTTCGTGAAGCGGACCAACGCGCTGCTGCTGTCGCGCGCCGCGTGA